One region of Solanum pennellii chromosome 6, SPENNV200 genomic DNA includes:
- the LOC107021331 gene encoding mitochondrial carnitine/acylcarnitine carrier-like protein, whose protein sequence is MDIVKDLTAGTVGGAAQLIVGHPFDTIKVKLQSQPTPLPGQPPKYAGAIDAVRKTVASEGPRGLYKGMGAPLATVAAFNALLFTVRGQTEALLRSEPGAPLTVKQQILCGAVAGTAASFLACPTELIKCRLQAHSALASVGSASAAIKYTGPMDVARHVLRSEGGVRGLFKGMCPTLAREVPGNAVMFGVYEALKQYFAGGMDTSGLGRGSLIVAGGLAGGSVWFAVYPTDVIKSVIQVDDYRNPKYSGSFDALKKILASEGVKGLYKGFGPAITRSIPANAACFLAYEMTRSSLG, encoded by the exons ATGGATATAGTGAAGGATTTAACCGCTGGTACTGTTGGAGGAGCAGCACAATTGATAGTTGGGCACCCTTTTGATACCATCAAAGTCAAGCTCCAAAGCCAGCCTACTCCACTTCCAGGGCAACCTCCTAAGTATGCAGGGGCCATAGATGCTGTCAGGAAAACAGTGGCCTCTGAAGGTCCAAGGGGGTTATACAAAGGCATGGGAGCTCCACTTGCCACTGTAGCCGCCTTCAACGCTTTGCTTTTCACTGTTAGAGGTCAAACTGAGGCCTTGTTAAGGTCTGAACCGGGAGCTCCTCTTACTGTCAAGCAGCAAATCCTTTGTGGGGCTGTTGCTGGAACTGCTGCATCATTTCTTGCCTGCCCGACTGAACTCATAAAATGCAG GTTGCAAGCGCATAGCGCATTGGCAAGTGTAGGATCAGCCTCTGCGGCCATAAAGTATACAGGGCCAATGGATGTTGCAAGACACGTTCTCCGTTCAGAAGGAGGTGTAAGGGGTCTCTTCAAGGGTATGTGCCCCACCCTGGCACGAGAAGTACCGGGAAATGCTGTTATGTTTGGTGTATACGAAGCGTTAAAGCAGTACTTTGCAGGAGGGATGGATACTTCTGGGCTAGGAAGGGGTTCTCTTATAGTAGCTGGAGGCTTGGCTGGTGGTTCAGTCTGGTTTGCAGTGTATCCGACAGATGTTATTAAGAGCGTAATTCAAGTTGATGATTATAGAAACCCGAAATACTCTGGCTCTTTTGATGCTCTTAAAAAGATTTTGGCCTCAGAAGGTGTCAAAGGCCTTTACAAGGGGTTTGGACCTGCTATAACGCGTAGCATCCCAGCAAATGCAGCTTGCTTCTTGGCATATGAGATGACTAGGTCTAGTTTGGGATAA